The Trichosurus vulpecula isolate mTriVul1 chromosome 3, mTriVul1.pri, whole genome shotgun sequence genome includes a window with the following:
- the BRD8 gene encoding bromodomain-containing protein 8 isoform X1 — protein sequence MATGTGKHKLLSTGPTEPWSIREKLCLASSVMRSGDQNWVSVSRAIKPFAEPGRPPDWFSQKHCASQYSELLETTETPKRKRGEKGEVVETVEDVIVRKLTAERVEELKKVIKETQEKYRQLKKDAELIQAGHMDNRLDELYNDIAMKKKLEEEEAEVKRKATDAAYQARQAVKTPPRRLPSVMVRSPAGSASPGGDYPLGDLAPSTIEEASPGVTPGTLPSTPVTSFPGIPDTPPPGSAPLEAPMTPVTDDSPQKKMLGQKATPPPSPLLSELLKKGSLLPTSPRLVSESEMTVASGHLNSAGVLLEVGGVLPMMHGGEVQSTASTVAASPAASGAPTLSRLLEAGPTQFTTPLTSFSAVASESPAKLLPPPVESVPQATIVMMPALPAPSSATAAATSESVVPVSQPDTRVPMEAVSDQHTVTVSMDSSEISMIINSIKEECFRSGAAEASGGSKAPSIDGKEDLDLAEKMDIAVSYTGEELDFETVGDIIAIIEDKVDDHPEVLDVAAVEAALSFCEENDDPQSLPGPWEHSLQPEQEKSIPPTPADMTVKQERLDFEEQETKGIRDLVDIVEPSAEVKVEPAEPEPSHPSPEVPAGVVITANAEPPELRSQDVEEEPRGAAAATTAAAAAAAAAAEIPEVETLIGKVDETAHPAVKIEASPENMMSLPHGQNPREDPSETDNQHKFELSDSLKEESGTIFGSQLKDAPGEDDDEDGASEAASLEEPKEEDQGEGYLSEMDNEPPVSESDDGFSIHNAALQSHTLADSIPSSPASSQFSVCSEDQEAIQAQKIWKKAIMLVWRAAANHRYANVFLQPVTDDIAPGYHSIVQRPMDLSTIKKNIENGLIRTTAEFQRDIMLMFQNAVMYNSSDHDVYHMAVEMQRDVLEQIQQFLATQLIMQTSESGISAKSLRGRDSTRKQDASEKDSVPMGSPAFLLSLFDGGTRGRRCAIEADLKMKK from the exons ATGGCGACAGGGACGGGCA AACACAAACTGCTGAGCACCGGCCCCACGGAGCCCTGGTCCATCCGGGAGAAGCTGTGTCTGGCCTCCTCCGTCATGAGGAGCGGCGATCAGAACTG ggTGTCAGTTAGCAGAGCAATCAAGCCCTTTGCTGAACCTGGCCGACCTCCTGACTGGTTCTCTCAGAAA CATTGTGCTTCCCAGTATTCGGAGCTCCTAGAGACCACTGAGACCCCAAA GAGGAAACGTGGTGAAAAGGGGGAAGTGGTAGAAACAGTAGAAGATGTTATTGTTCGGAAATTGACTGCTGAAAGAGTTGAGGAGCTGAAAAAAGTCATTAAGGAGACACAGGAAAAATACAG acaactgaagaaaGACGCAGAACTTATCCAAGCTGGACACATGGACAACCGACTCGATGAACTGTACAATGACATTGCAAT gaaaaagaaattggaggaagaagaggctgAAGTGAAGAGGAAGGCTACAGATGCTGCATATCAGG CtcgacaggcagtgaaaacacctCCTCGGAGGTTACCGAGTGTGATGGTCCGATCCCCGGCAGGCTCTGCTTCTCCAGGAGGTGACTATCCACTGGGCGACTTGGCTCCATCAACTATTGAAGAGGCCAGTCCTGGC GTAACCCCTGGGACACTGCCGAGTACCCCAGTTACCTCGTTTCCTGGGATTCCTGATACCCCTCCTCCAGGCTCTGCACCCTTAGAAGCCCCCATGACCCCAGTCACAGATGACTCACCCCAGAAAAAGATGCTTGGACAGAAAGCaactccacccccctcccctctgctgTCAGAGCTTTTGAAGAAGGGCAGCCTCCTGCCTACTAGCCCCAGACTG GTCAGTGAGAGTGAGATGACTGTGGCTTCTGGCCACCTGAACAGTGCAGGTGTTCTCCTCGAGGTAGGCGGGGTCCTTCCTATGATGCATGGAGGGGAAGTGCAGTCAACAGCCAGCACTGTTGCAGCCTCTCCTGCTGCCTCAG GTGCTCCTACTCTTTCCCGGCTTTTAGAAGCTGGTCCTACACAGTTCACCACAcctctcacttccttctctgcTGTTGCCAGTGAGTCTCCAGCTAAACTTCTACCACCCCCTGTAGAGTCCGTACCCCAGGCTACCATTGTCATGATGCCTGCCCTGCCAGCACCATCCTCTGCTACAGCGGCCGCCACATCAGAAAGTGTAGTTCCAG TGAGTCAGCCTGACACTCGTGTACCTATGGAGGCTGTGAGTGATCAGCATACCGTGACTGTTTCCATGGACAGCAGTGAAATCTCCATGATCATCAATTCTATCAAAGAGGAATGTTTCCGATCTGGGGCAGCCGAGGCCTCTGGAGGATCGAAAGCTCCCAGCATCGATGGGAAAGAAGATTTGGACCTGGCAGAGAAAATGGACATTGCTGTGTCTTATACAGGAGAAGAGCTAGACTTTGAGACCGTGGGAGATATCATTGCCATCATTGAGGACAAG GTGGATGACCATCCAGAAGTCCTAGATGTGGCAGCTGTGGAAGCTGCCCTGTCATTCTGTGAAGAAAATGATGACCCCCAGTCTCTGCCTGGCCCTTGGGAGCATTCTCTTCAACCGGAGCAGGAGAAGTCAATCCCTCCTACCCCCGCAGACATGACAGTCAAGCAGGAGAGGCTTGACTTTGAGGAACAAGAGACCAAGGGAATCCGTGATCTGGTGGACATTGTGGAACCAAGTGCTGAGGTCAAGGTTGAACCAGCAGAGCCGGAGCCCAGTCATCCCAGCCCTGAAGTACCAGCTGGAGTTGTTATAACAGCAAATGCAGAGCCACCTGAGCTTAGAAGTCAAGATGTAGAAGAAGAACCCAGAGGTgccgctgctgccaccactgctgccgccgccgccgccgccgctgctgcagAGATTCCTGAAGTGGAGACCTTGATTGGGAAAGTTGATGAGACAGCACATCCTGCAGTGAAGATAGAG gcctCTCCTGAAAATATGATGTCTCTCCCACATGGTCAAAATCCCCGTGAAGACCCTTCAGAGACAGATAATCAGCACAAGTTTGAGTTGTCAG ATTcgttgaaagaagaatcaggaactATTTTTGGAAGCCAGCTAAAg GATGCCCcaggtgaggatgatgatgaagatggggCCAGCGAAGCAGCCAGCCTAGAAGAACCCAAGGAGGAAGACCAGGGAGAGGGTTATCTGTCTGAAATGGACAATGAGCCTCCTGTGAGCGAGAGTGATGATGGCTTTAGTATTCACAACGCTGCTCTCCAGTCCCACACTTTAGCAGACTCCATCCCCAGTAGCCCTGCATCGTCACAGTT TTCTGTTTGCAGTGAGGATCAGGAAGCGATTCAGGCCCAGAAGATATGGAAGAAGGCCATCATGCTGGTATGGAGGGCTGCGGCCAATCACAG GTATGCCAATGTCTTCTTGCAGCCTGTCACAGATGACATAGCACCTGGCTACCATAGCATTGTACAGAG GCCGATGGATTTGTCGACCATCAAGAAGAACATTGAGAATGGGCTAATAAGGACAACAGCTGAGTTCCAGCGAGACATCATGCTGATGTTCCAGAATGCCGTGATGTACAATAGCTCGGATCATGATGTCTACCACATGGCCGTGGAGATGCAGAGGGACGTTCTGGAGCAAATCCAG CAATTCCTGGCCACACAGCTGATCATGCAGACATCTGAGTCTGGAATCAGTGCCAAAAGCCTTCGAGGGAGGGATTCTACCCGCAAACAGGACGCTTCAGAGAAG GACAGTGTCCCCATGGgctctcctgccttccttctctctctcttt GATGGGGGCACAAGAGGGCGCCGCTGCGCCATCGAAGCCGACCTGAAGATGAAGAAGTGA
- the BRD8 gene encoding bromodomain-containing protein 8 isoform X4, producing the protein MATGTGKHKLLSTGPTEPWSIREKLCLASSVMRSGDQNWVSVSRAIKPFAEPGRPPDWFSQKHCASQYSELLETTETPKRKRGEKGEVVETVEDVIVRKLTAERVEELKKVIKETQEKYRQLKKDAELIQAGHMDNRLDELYNDIAMKKKLEEEEAEVKRKATDAAYQARQAVKTPPRRLPSVMVRSPAGSASPGGDYPLGDLAPSTIEEASPGVTPGTLPSTPVTSFPGIPDTPPPGSAPLEAPMTPVTDDSPQKKMLGQKATPPPSPLLSELLKKGSLLPTSPRLVSESEMTVASGHLNSAGVLLEVGGVLPMMHGGEVQSTASTVAASPAASVSQPDTRVPMEAVSDQHTVTVSMDSSEISMIINSIKEECFRSGAAEASGGSKAPSIDGKEDLDLAEKMDIAVSYTGEELDFETVGDIIAIIEDKVDDHPEVLDVAAVEAALSFCEENDDPQSLPGPWEHSLQPEQEKSIPPTPADMTVKQERLDFEEQETKGIRDLVDIVEPSAEVKVEPAEPEPSHPSPEVPAGVVITANAEPPELRSQDVEEEPRGAAAATTAAAAAAAAAAEIPEVETLIGKVDETAHPAVKIEASPENMMSLPHGQNPREDPSETDNQHKFELSDSLKEESGTIFGSQLKDAPGEDDDEDGASEAASLEEPKEEDQGEGYLSEMDNEPPVSESDDGFSIHNAALQSHTLADSIPSSPASSQFSVCSEDQEAIQAQKIWKKAIMLVWRAAANHRYANVFLQPVTDDIAPGYHSIVQRPMDLSTIKKNIENGLIRTTAEFQRDIMLMFQNAVMYNSSDHDVYHMAVEMQRDVLEQIQQFLATQLIMQTSESGISAKSLRGRDSTRKQDASEKDGGTRGRRCAIEADLKMKK; encoded by the exons ATGGCGACAGGGACGGGCA AACACAAACTGCTGAGCACCGGCCCCACGGAGCCCTGGTCCATCCGGGAGAAGCTGTGTCTGGCCTCCTCCGTCATGAGGAGCGGCGATCAGAACTG ggTGTCAGTTAGCAGAGCAATCAAGCCCTTTGCTGAACCTGGCCGACCTCCTGACTGGTTCTCTCAGAAA CATTGTGCTTCCCAGTATTCGGAGCTCCTAGAGACCACTGAGACCCCAAA GAGGAAACGTGGTGAAAAGGGGGAAGTGGTAGAAACAGTAGAAGATGTTATTGTTCGGAAATTGACTGCTGAAAGAGTTGAGGAGCTGAAAAAAGTCATTAAGGAGACACAGGAAAAATACAG acaactgaagaaaGACGCAGAACTTATCCAAGCTGGACACATGGACAACCGACTCGATGAACTGTACAATGACATTGCAAT gaaaaagaaattggaggaagaagaggctgAAGTGAAGAGGAAGGCTACAGATGCTGCATATCAGG CtcgacaggcagtgaaaacacctCCTCGGAGGTTACCGAGTGTGATGGTCCGATCCCCGGCAGGCTCTGCTTCTCCAGGAGGTGACTATCCACTGGGCGACTTGGCTCCATCAACTATTGAAGAGGCCAGTCCTGGC GTAACCCCTGGGACACTGCCGAGTACCCCAGTTACCTCGTTTCCTGGGATTCCTGATACCCCTCCTCCAGGCTCTGCACCCTTAGAAGCCCCCATGACCCCAGTCACAGATGACTCACCCCAGAAAAAGATGCTTGGACAGAAAGCaactccacccccctcccctctgctgTCAGAGCTTTTGAAGAAGGGCAGCCTCCTGCCTACTAGCCCCAGACTG GTCAGTGAGAGTGAGATGACTGTGGCTTCTGGCCACCTGAACAGTGCAGGTGTTCTCCTCGAGGTAGGCGGGGTCCTTCCTATGATGCATGGAGGGGAAGTGCAGTCAACAGCCAGCACTGTTGCAGCCTCTCCTGCTGCCTCAG TGAGTCAGCCTGACACTCGTGTACCTATGGAGGCTGTGAGTGATCAGCATACCGTGACTGTTTCCATGGACAGCAGTGAAATCTCCATGATCATCAATTCTATCAAAGAGGAATGTTTCCGATCTGGGGCAGCCGAGGCCTCTGGAGGATCGAAAGCTCCCAGCATCGATGGGAAAGAAGATTTGGACCTGGCAGAGAAAATGGACATTGCTGTGTCTTATACAGGAGAAGAGCTAGACTTTGAGACCGTGGGAGATATCATTGCCATCATTGAGGACAAG GTGGATGACCATCCAGAAGTCCTAGATGTGGCAGCTGTGGAAGCTGCCCTGTCATTCTGTGAAGAAAATGATGACCCCCAGTCTCTGCCTGGCCCTTGGGAGCATTCTCTTCAACCGGAGCAGGAGAAGTCAATCCCTCCTACCCCCGCAGACATGACAGTCAAGCAGGAGAGGCTTGACTTTGAGGAACAAGAGACCAAGGGAATCCGTGATCTGGTGGACATTGTGGAACCAAGTGCTGAGGTCAAGGTTGAACCAGCAGAGCCGGAGCCCAGTCATCCCAGCCCTGAAGTACCAGCTGGAGTTGTTATAACAGCAAATGCAGAGCCACCTGAGCTTAGAAGTCAAGATGTAGAAGAAGAACCCAGAGGTgccgctgctgccaccactgctgccgccgccgccgccgccgctgctgcagAGATTCCTGAAGTGGAGACCTTGATTGGGAAAGTTGATGAGACAGCACATCCTGCAGTGAAGATAGAG gcctCTCCTGAAAATATGATGTCTCTCCCACATGGTCAAAATCCCCGTGAAGACCCTTCAGAGACAGATAATCAGCACAAGTTTGAGTTGTCAG ATTcgttgaaagaagaatcaggaactATTTTTGGAAGCCAGCTAAAg GATGCCCcaggtgaggatgatgatgaagatggggCCAGCGAAGCAGCCAGCCTAGAAGAACCCAAGGAGGAAGACCAGGGAGAGGGTTATCTGTCTGAAATGGACAATGAGCCTCCTGTGAGCGAGAGTGATGATGGCTTTAGTATTCACAACGCTGCTCTCCAGTCCCACACTTTAGCAGACTCCATCCCCAGTAGCCCTGCATCGTCACAGTT TTCTGTTTGCAGTGAGGATCAGGAAGCGATTCAGGCCCAGAAGATATGGAAGAAGGCCATCATGCTGGTATGGAGGGCTGCGGCCAATCACAG GTATGCCAATGTCTTCTTGCAGCCTGTCACAGATGACATAGCACCTGGCTACCATAGCATTGTACAGAG GCCGATGGATTTGTCGACCATCAAGAAGAACATTGAGAATGGGCTAATAAGGACAACAGCTGAGTTCCAGCGAGACATCATGCTGATGTTCCAGAATGCCGTGATGTACAATAGCTCGGATCATGATGTCTACCACATGGCCGTGGAGATGCAGAGGGACGTTCTGGAGCAAATCCAG CAATTCCTGGCCACACAGCTGATCATGCAGACATCTGAGTCTGGAATCAGTGCCAAAAGCCTTCGAGGGAGGGATTCTACCCGCAAACAGGACGCTTCAGAGAAG GATGGGGGCACAAGAGGGCGCCGCTGCGCCATCGAAGCCGACCTGAAGATGAAGAAGTGA
- the BRD8 gene encoding bromodomain-containing protein 8 isoform X3 — protein MATGTGKHKLLSTGPTEPWSIREKLCLASSVMRSGDQNWVSVSRAIKPFAEPGRPPDWFSQKHCASQYSELLETTETPKRKRGEKGEVVETVEDVIVRKLTAERVEELKKVIKETQEKYRQLKKDAELIQAGHMDNRLDELYNDIAMKKKLEEEEAEVKRKATDAAYQARQAVKTPPRRLPSVMVRSPAGSASPGGDYPLGDLAPSTIEEASPGVSESEMTVASGHLNSAGVLLEVGGVLPMMHGGEVQSTASTVAASPAASGAPTLSRLLEAGPTQFTTPLTSFSAVASESPAKLLPPPVESVPQATIVMMPALPAPSSATAAATSESVVPVSQPDTRVPMEAVSDQHTVTVSMDSSEISMIINSIKEECFRSGAAEASGGSKAPSIDGKEDLDLAEKMDIAVSYTGEELDFETVGDIIAIIEDKVDDHPEVLDVAAVEAALSFCEENDDPQSLPGPWEHSLQPEQEKSIPPTPADMTVKQERLDFEEQETKGIRDLVDIVEPSAEVKVEPAEPEPSHPSPEVPAGVVITANAEPPELRSQDVEEEPRGAAAATTAAAAAAAAAAEIPEVETLIGKVDETAHPAVKIEASPENMMSLPHGQNPREDPSETDNQHKFELSDSLKEESGTIFGSQLKDAPGEDDDEDGASEAASLEEPKEEDQGEGYLSEMDNEPPVSESDDGFSIHNAALQSHTLADSIPSSPASSQFSVCSEDQEAIQAQKIWKKAIMLVWRAAANHRYANVFLQPVTDDIAPGYHSIVQRPMDLSTIKKNIENGLIRTTAEFQRDIMLMFQNAVMYNSSDHDVYHMAVEMQRDVLEQIQQFLATQLIMQTSESGISAKSLRGRDSTRKQDASEKDSVPMGSPAFLLSLFDGGTRGRRCAIEADLKMKK, from the exons ATGGCGACAGGGACGGGCA AACACAAACTGCTGAGCACCGGCCCCACGGAGCCCTGGTCCATCCGGGAGAAGCTGTGTCTGGCCTCCTCCGTCATGAGGAGCGGCGATCAGAACTG ggTGTCAGTTAGCAGAGCAATCAAGCCCTTTGCTGAACCTGGCCGACCTCCTGACTGGTTCTCTCAGAAA CATTGTGCTTCCCAGTATTCGGAGCTCCTAGAGACCACTGAGACCCCAAA GAGGAAACGTGGTGAAAAGGGGGAAGTGGTAGAAACAGTAGAAGATGTTATTGTTCGGAAATTGACTGCTGAAAGAGTTGAGGAGCTGAAAAAAGTCATTAAGGAGACACAGGAAAAATACAG acaactgaagaaaGACGCAGAACTTATCCAAGCTGGACACATGGACAACCGACTCGATGAACTGTACAATGACATTGCAAT gaaaaagaaattggaggaagaagaggctgAAGTGAAGAGGAAGGCTACAGATGCTGCATATCAGG CtcgacaggcagtgaaaacacctCCTCGGAGGTTACCGAGTGTGATGGTCCGATCCCCGGCAGGCTCTGCTTCTCCAGGAGGTGACTATCCACTGGGCGACTTGGCTCCATCAACTATTGAAGAGGCCAGTCCTGGC GTCAGTGAGAGTGAGATGACTGTGGCTTCTGGCCACCTGAACAGTGCAGGTGTTCTCCTCGAGGTAGGCGGGGTCCTTCCTATGATGCATGGAGGGGAAGTGCAGTCAACAGCCAGCACTGTTGCAGCCTCTCCTGCTGCCTCAG GTGCTCCTACTCTTTCCCGGCTTTTAGAAGCTGGTCCTACACAGTTCACCACAcctctcacttccttctctgcTGTTGCCAGTGAGTCTCCAGCTAAACTTCTACCACCCCCTGTAGAGTCCGTACCCCAGGCTACCATTGTCATGATGCCTGCCCTGCCAGCACCATCCTCTGCTACAGCGGCCGCCACATCAGAAAGTGTAGTTCCAG TGAGTCAGCCTGACACTCGTGTACCTATGGAGGCTGTGAGTGATCAGCATACCGTGACTGTTTCCATGGACAGCAGTGAAATCTCCATGATCATCAATTCTATCAAAGAGGAATGTTTCCGATCTGGGGCAGCCGAGGCCTCTGGAGGATCGAAAGCTCCCAGCATCGATGGGAAAGAAGATTTGGACCTGGCAGAGAAAATGGACATTGCTGTGTCTTATACAGGAGAAGAGCTAGACTTTGAGACCGTGGGAGATATCATTGCCATCATTGAGGACAAG GTGGATGACCATCCAGAAGTCCTAGATGTGGCAGCTGTGGAAGCTGCCCTGTCATTCTGTGAAGAAAATGATGACCCCCAGTCTCTGCCTGGCCCTTGGGAGCATTCTCTTCAACCGGAGCAGGAGAAGTCAATCCCTCCTACCCCCGCAGACATGACAGTCAAGCAGGAGAGGCTTGACTTTGAGGAACAAGAGACCAAGGGAATCCGTGATCTGGTGGACATTGTGGAACCAAGTGCTGAGGTCAAGGTTGAACCAGCAGAGCCGGAGCCCAGTCATCCCAGCCCTGAAGTACCAGCTGGAGTTGTTATAACAGCAAATGCAGAGCCACCTGAGCTTAGAAGTCAAGATGTAGAAGAAGAACCCAGAGGTgccgctgctgccaccactgctgccgccgccgccgccgccgctgctgcagAGATTCCTGAAGTGGAGACCTTGATTGGGAAAGTTGATGAGACAGCACATCCTGCAGTGAAGATAGAG gcctCTCCTGAAAATATGATGTCTCTCCCACATGGTCAAAATCCCCGTGAAGACCCTTCAGAGACAGATAATCAGCACAAGTTTGAGTTGTCAG ATTcgttgaaagaagaatcaggaactATTTTTGGAAGCCAGCTAAAg GATGCCCcaggtgaggatgatgatgaagatggggCCAGCGAAGCAGCCAGCCTAGAAGAACCCAAGGAGGAAGACCAGGGAGAGGGTTATCTGTCTGAAATGGACAATGAGCCTCCTGTGAGCGAGAGTGATGATGGCTTTAGTATTCACAACGCTGCTCTCCAGTCCCACACTTTAGCAGACTCCATCCCCAGTAGCCCTGCATCGTCACAGTT TTCTGTTTGCAGTGAGGATCAGGAAGCGATTCAGGCCCAGAAGATATGGAAGAAGGCCATCATGCTGGTATGGAGGGCTGCGGCCAATCACAG GTATGCCAATGTCTTCTTGCAGCCTGTCACAGATGACATAGCACCTGGCTACCATAGCATTGTACAGAG GCCGATGGATTTGTCGACCATCAAGAAGAACATTGAGAATGGGCTAATAAGGACAACAGCTGAGTTCCAGCGAGACATCATGCTGATGTTCCAGAATGCCGTGATGTACAATAGCTCGGATCATGATGTCTACCACATGGCCGTGGAGATGCAGAGGGACGTTCTGGAGCAAATCCAG CAATTCCTGGCCACACAGCTGATCATGCAGACATCTGAGTCTGGAATCAGTGCCAAAAGCCTTCGAGGGAGGGATTCTACCCGCAAACAGGACGCTTCAGAGAAG GACAGTGTCCCCATGGgctctcctgccttccttctctctctcttt GATGGGGGCACAAGAGGGCGCCGCTGCGCCATCGAAGCCGACCTGAAGATGAAGAAGTGA
- the BRD8 gene encoding bromodomain-containing protein 8 isoform X2, producing the protein MRSGDQNWVSVSRAIKPFAEPGRPPDWFSQKHCASQYSELLETTETPKRKRGEKGEVVETVEDVIVRKLTAERVEELKKVIKETQEKYRQLKKDAELIQAGHMDNRLDELYNDIAMKKKLEEEEAEVKRKATDAAYQARQAVKTPPRRLPSVMVRSPAGSASPGGDYPLGDLAPSTIEEASPGVTPGTLPSTPVTSFPGIPDTPPPGSAPLEAPMTPVTDDSPQKKMLGQKATPPPSPLLSELLKKGSLLPTSPRLVSESEMTVASGHLNSAGVLLEVGGVLPMMHGGEVQSTASTVAASPAASGAPTLSRLLEAGPTQFTTPLTSFSAVASESPAKLLPPPVESVPQATIVMMPALPAPSSATAAATSESVVPVSQPDTRVPMEAVSDQHTVTVSMDSSEISMIINSIKEECFRSGAAEASGGSKAPSIDGKEDLDLAEKMDIAVSYTGEELDFETVGDIIAIIEDKVDDHPEVLDVAAVEAALSFCEENDDPQSLPGPWEHSLQPEQEKSIPPTPADMTVKQERLDFEEQETKGIRDLVDIVEPSAEVKVEPAEPEPSHPSPEVPAGVVITANAEPPELRSQDVEEEPRGAAAATTAAAAAAAAAAEIPEVETLIGKVDETAHPAVKIEASPENMMSLPHGQNPREDPSETDNQHKFELSDSLKEESGTIFGSQLKDAPGEDDDEDGASEAASLEEPKEEDQGEGYLSEMDNEPPVSESDDGFSIHNAALQSHTLADSIPSSPASSQFSVCSEDQEAIQAQKIWKKAIMLVWRAAANHRYANVFLQPVTDDIAPGYHSIVQRPMDLSTIKKNIENGLIRTTAEFQRDIMLMFQNAVMYNSSDHDVYHMAVEMQRDVLEQIQQFLATQLIMQTSESGISAKSLRGRDSTRKQDASEKDSVPMGSPAFLLSLFDGGTRGRRCAIEADLKMKK; encoded by the exons ATGAGGAGCGGCGATCAGAACTG ggTGTCAGTTAGCAGAGCAATCAAGCCCTTTGCTGAACCTGGCCGACCTCCTGACTGGTTCTCTCAGAAA CATTGTGCTTCCCAGTATTCGGAGCTCCTAGAGACCACTGAGACCCCAAA GAGGAAACGTGGTGAAAAGGGGGAAGTGGTAGAAACAGTAGAAGATGTTATTGTTCGGAAATTGACTGCTGAAAGAGTTGAGGAGCTGAAAAAAGTCATTAAGGAGACACAGGAAAAATACAG acaactgaagaaaGACGCAGAACTTATCCAAGCTGGACACATGGACAACCGACTCGATGAACTGTACAATGACATTGCAAT gaaaaagaaattggaggaagaagaggctgAAGTGAAGAGGAAGGCTACAGATGCTGCATATCAGG CtcgacaggcagtgaaaacacctCCTCGGAGGTTACCGAGTGTGATGGTCCGATCCCCGGCAGGCTCTGCTTCTCCAGGAGGTGACTATCCACTGGGCGACTTGGCTCCATCAACTATTGAAGAGGCCAGTCCTGGC GTAACCCCTGGGACACTGCCGAGTACCCCAGTTACCTCGTTTCCTGGGATTCCTGATACCCCTCCTCCAGGCTCTGCACCCTTAGAAGCCCCCATGACCCCAGTCACAGATGACTCACCCCAGAAAAAGATGCTTGGACAGAAAGCaactccacccccctcccctctgctgTCAGAGCTTTTGAAGAAGGGCAGCCTCCTGCCTACTAGCCCCAGACTG GTCAGTGAGAGTGAGATGACTGTGGCTTCTGGCCACCTGAACAGTGCAGGTGTTCTCCTCGAGGTAGGCGGGGTCCTTCCTATGATGCATGGAGGGGAAGTGCAGTCAACAGCCAGCACTGTTGCAGCCTCTCCTGCTGCCTCAG GTGCTCCTACTCTTTCCCGGCTTTTAGAAGCTGGTCCTACACAGTTCACCACAcctctcacttccttctctgcTGTTGCCAGTGAGTCTCCAGCTAAACTTCTACCACCCCCTGTAGAGTCCGTACCCCAGGCTACCATTGTCATGATGCCTGCCCTGCCAGCACCATCCTCTGCTACAGCGGCCGCCACATCAGAAAGTGTAGTTCCAG TGAGTCAGCCTGACACTCGTGTACCTATGGAGGCTGTGAGTGATCAGCATACCGTGACTGTTTCCATGGACAGCAGTGAAATCTCCATGATCATCAATTCTATCAAAGAGGAATGTTTCCGATCTGGGGCAGCCGAGGCCTCTGGAGGATCGAAAGCTCCCAGCATCGATGGGAAAGAAGATTTGGACCTGGCAGAGAAAATGGACATTGCTGTGTCTTATACAGGAGAAGAGCTAGACTTTGAGACCGTGGGAGATATCATTGCCATCATTGAGGACAAG GTGGATGACCATCCAGAAGTCCTAGATGTGGCAGCTGTGGAAGCTGCCCTGTCATTCTGTGAAGAAAATGATGACCCCCAGTCTCTGCCTGGCCCTTGGGAGCATTCTCTTCAACCGGAGCAGGAGAAGTCAATCCCTCCTACCCCCGCAGACATGACAGTCAAGCAGGAGAGGCTTGACTTTGAGGAACAAGAGACCAAGGGAATCCGTGATCTGGTGGACATTGTGGAACCAAGTGCTGAGGTCAAGGTTGAACCAGCAGAGCCGGAGCCCAGTCATCCCAGCCCTGAAGTACCAGCTGGAGTTGTTATAACAGCAAATGCAGAGCCACCTGAGCTTAGAAGTCAAGATGTAGAAGAAGAACCCAGAGGTgccgctgctgccaccactgctgccgccgccgccgccgccgctgctgcagAGATTCCTGAAGTGGAGACCTTGATTGGGAAAGTTGATGAGACAGCACATCCTGCAGTGAAGATAGAG gcctCTCCTGAAAATATGATGTCTCTCCCACATGGTCAAAATCCCCGTGAAGACCCTTCAGAGACAGATAATCAGCACAAGTTTGAGTTGTCAG ATTcgttgaaagaagaatcaggaactATTTTTGGAAGCCAGCTAAAg GATGCCCcaggtgaggatgatgatgaagatggggCCAGCGAAGCAGCCAGCCTAGAAGAACCCAAGGAGGAAGACCAGGGAGAGGGTTATCTGTCTGAAATGGACAATGAGCCTCCTGTGAGCGAGAGTGATGATGGCTTTAGTATTCACAACGCTGCTCTCCAGTCCCACACTTTAGCAGACTCCATCCCCAGTAGCCCTGCATCGTCACAGTT TTCTGTTTGCAGTGAGGATCAGGAAGCGATTCAGGCCCAGAAGATATGGAAGAAGGCCATCATGCTGGTATGGAGGGCTGCGGCCAATCACAG GTATGCCAATGTCTTCTTGCAGCCTGTCACAGATGACATAGCACCTGGCTACCATAGCATTGTACAGAG GCCGATGGATTTGTCGACCATCAAGAAGAACATTGAGAATGGGCTAATAAGGACAACAGCTGAGTTCCAGCGAGACATCATGCTGATGTTCCAGAATGCCGTGATGTACAATAGCTCGGATCATGATGTCTACCACATGGCCGTGGAGATGCAGAGGGACGTTCTGGAGCAAATCCAG CAATTCCTGGCCACACAGCTGATCATGCAGACATCTGAGTCTGGAATCAGTGCCAAAAGCCTTCGAGGGAGGGATTCTACCCGCAAACAGGACGCTTCAGAGAAG GACAGTGTCCCCATGGgctctcctgccttccttctctctctcttt GATGGGGGCACAAGAGGGCGCCGCTGCGCCATCGAAGCCGACCTGAAGATGAAGAAGTGA